The following coding sequences lie in one Nitrospira sp. genomic window:
- a CDS encoding HAD family hydrolase: MTLSSDRDSLAFLFDLDGTLVDSVYQHVLAWREAMQGAGIELDVWRIHRQIGMSGGLMLSAFLREIGRVLSSEDVERIQRTHAEAYCRQAASLRVLSGALELLAELSARGVPYAIATSGRLHSAQPTLNLLNLSQDVPVVTRDDVRHAKPDPDLFVAAAQRLKVPLNQCVIVGDSVWDMLAARRAWGLAVGLLSGGYGREELQQAGAYRVYQDPADLLRHLDEVGVRLH; encoded by the coding sequence ATGACACTCTCCTCGGACCGCGACTCATTAGCATTTCTCTTCGATCTGGATGGTACTTTGGTAGATAGCGTCTATCAGCATGTCCTGGCTTGGCGCGAAGCCATGCAAGGTGCCGGGATTGAACTGGACGTGTGGCGGATTCACCGACAGATCGGTATGAGTGGTGGCCTCATGTTGTCGGCGTTTCTTCGAGAGATCGGACGAGTTCTCTCCTCAGAAGACGTTGAGCGTATCCAGCGCACCCACGCCGAGGCCTATTGCAGGCAGGCCGCTTCGTTGCGCGTGTTATCGGGAGCGCTGGAACTGTTGGCGGAGCTTTCGGCGCGTGGCGTGCCGTATGCCATTGCTACCAGTGGGCGTTTGCACAGTGCGCAGCCTACTCTCAATCTGTTGAATCTATCCCAGGATGTGCCTGTTGTGACTCGCGATGATGTGCGGCATGCAAAACCGGATCCGGATCTCTTCGTCGCTGCCGCCCAGCGGCTGAAGGTACCGCTGAACCAGTGTGTGATCGTGGGGGACAGCGTCTGGGATATGTTGGCTGCTCGTCGGGCATGGGGTTTGGCGGTGGGCTTGCTGTCCGGAGGATACGGGCGTGAGGAGCTTCAGCAGGCCGGCGCCTACAGAGTGTATCAAGATCCCGCTGACCTCTTGCGCCATCTCGACGAAGTGGGAGTGCGATTGCACTGA
- a CDS encoding histidine phosphatase family protein yields the protein MILFTHAHSVRMLTACWVNLPPDVGYLFVLRTASISVLGFEHGGRVMARWNLLPEAWA from the coding sequence ATGATACTGTTCACCCACGCCCATAGCGTACGCATGCTCACCGCATGCTGGGTTAATCTCCCGCCCGACGTGGGATATCTGTTCGTCCTTCGTACTGCCTCCATAAGTGTGCTCGGCTTCGAGCACGGCGGGCGTGTCATGGCTCGGTGGAATCTTCTACCGGAAGCGTGGGCATGA